In a genomic window of Phalacrocorax aristotelis chromosome 8, bGulAri2.1, whole genome shotgun sequence:
- the DCTN4 gene encoding dynactin subunit 4 has translation MASLLQSERVLYLVRGEKKLRAPLSQLYFCRYCSELRSLECVSHEVDSHYCPSCLENMPSAEAKLKKNRCANCFDCPCCMHTLSTRATSIPAPLPDDPAKTTMKKAYYLACGFCRWTSRDVGMADKSVASGGWQEPENPHTQRINKLVEYYQQLAQKEKIERDRKKLVRRRNYMPLAFSDKYGLGTRLQRQRPGAPIGALAGLSLKEGEDQKEIKIEPADAVEEVEPLPEDYYTRPINLTEVTTLRQRLLQPDFQPICASQLYPRHKHLLIKRSLRCRLCEHNLSKPEFNPTSIKFKIQLVAVNYIPEVRIMSIPNLRYMKESQVLLTLTNPVENITHVTLLECEEGDPDNINSTAKVEVPPKELILAGKDAAAEYDELAEPQDFQDDPDVIAFRKANKVGVFIKVTPQKEEGEVTVSFKMKHEFKILTGLIRPCEEEDHTSGVIWLTHHVELSLGPVLP, from the exons ATGGCGTCGCTGCTGCAGTCGGAGCGGGTGCTGTACCTGGTGCGCGGCGAGAAGAAGCTGCGGGCGCCGCTGTCGCAGCTGTACTTCTGCCGGTACTGCAGCGAGCTCCGCTCCCTGGAGTGCGTCTCCCATGAG GTGGACTCTCACTACTGCCCCAGCTGCCTGGAAAACATGCCTTCGGCCGAAGCCAAGCTGAAAAAGAATAG GTGTGCCAACTGCTTTGACTGCCCCTGCTGCATGCACACCCTTTCCACCCGGGCCACCAGCATTCCTGCTCCGCTCCCTGATGACCCGGCTAAGACTACCATGAAGAAAGCGTATTACTTGGCCTGTGGATTTTGCCGCTGGACTTCCCGGGATGTTGGCATGGCAGACAAGTCTGTTG CTAGCGGCGGCTGGCAGGAGCCGGAGAATCCTCACACACAGAGG ATTAACAAACTGGTTGAGTACTACCAGCAGTTGGCTCAGAAAGAGAAGATCGAGCGGGACCGGAAGAAGCTGGTGCGGCGCCGAAACTACATGCCTCTCGCCTTTTCG GACAAATACGGCTTGGGAACCAGGCTTCAACGCCAGAGGCCCGGAGCACCGATCGGTGCCCTCGCTGGACTTTC CCTGAAAGAAGGAGAGGACCAGAAGGAGATCAAGATTGAGCCAGCTGATGCAGTGGAAGAAGTGGAACCTCTTCCTGAGGATTACTACACAAGGCCAATCAATCTGACAGAAG TGACGACTCTGCGTCAGCGTCTGCTGCAGCCTGACTTCCAGCCGATCTGTGCGTCCCAGCTCTACCCACGTCATAAGCACCTCCTGATCAAACGTTCGCTGCGCTGTCGG CTATGTGAACATAACCTGAGCAAACCAGAATTCAACCCAACATCTATCAAATTCAAGATCCAGCTGGTCGCCGT TAACTATATCCCTGAAGTGAGAATCATGTCTATTCCCAACCTGCGCTACATGAAG GAGAGCCAAGTCCTTCTGACTCTGACTAATCCAGTGGAGAACATCACACATGTCACACTGCTGGAGTGCGAAGAGGGAGACCCTGACAATATCAACAGCACTGCCAAG GTGGAAGTTCCTCCCAAGGAGCTGATTCTGGCTGGCAAAGATGCTGCAGCAGAATATGATGAGCTGGCAGAGCCTCAAGACTTCCAAGATGACCCTGA TGTTATTGCCTTCAGAAAAGCCAATAAGGTAGGAGTTTTCATCAAGGTCACCCCACAGAAAGAAGAGGGTGAAGTGACCGTGAGTTTCAAGATGAAGCACGAGTTTAAAATCCTCACCGGTCTAATCCGGCCCTGCGAGGAAGAGGATCATACCTCTGGGGTCATCTGGCTCACCCATCACGTGGAGCTCAGCCTCGGTCCAGTGCTCCCATAA